Proteins co-encoded in one Acidithiobacillus caldus ATCC 51756 genomic window:
- a CDS encoding YceI family protein — protein MFAKRLTTALAVSTVLMAGTACAAPAKHYAYLDGNPDGTYRIDPQHTNVLFTIGHVGITEFTGRFDQISGTYTFDAQDPAKDRVHITIPAASINTDYPLRDQHLRSKEFFDVKQYPDITFVSTKYVPTGKKTGELYGNLTLHGVTKPVVFQVHELGAGNVPYLPKPWGGYLSGFVATTTIHRSDFGMDAYLPEGLSNAIAIKVEVEGEKQ, from the coding sequence ATGTTCGCAAAACGCCTGACGACCGCACTGGCCGTATCCACCGTACTGATGGCCGGGACGGCCTGCGCCGCGCCAGCCAAACACTATGCCTATCTCGACGGCAATCCCGACGGTACCTATCGCATCGATCCCCAGCACACCAACGTGCTCTTCACCATCGGCCACGTCGGCATTACCGAATTTACGGGGCGCTTCGACCAGATCTCCGGCACCTATACCTTCGACGCGCAAGACCCGGCCAAGGATCGGGTGCACATCACCATACCCGCCGCCAGCATCAATACGGATTACCCCCTGCGCGATCAACATCTGCGCAGCAAGGAATTCTTCGACGTCAAGCAGTATCCAGACATTACCTTCGTCAGCACCAAGTATGTCCCGACCGGGAAAAAGACGGGAGAACTCTACGGTAATTTGACTCTGCACGGGGTCACCAAGCCTGTGGTGTTCCAGGTCCACGAGCTGGGTGCCGGCAATGTGCCCTATTTGCCCAAACCCTGGGGCGGCTATCTCTCGGGCTTTGTGGCGACAACTACCATCCACCGCTCGGATTTTGGTATGGACGCCTATCTTCCCGAGGGGCTATCCAATGCCATCGCCATCAAGGTCGAGGTAGAGGGCGAGAAGCAATAG
- the wrbA gene encoding NAD(P)H:quinone oxidoreductase: MTKILVLYHSLWGHVEAMAQAEAEGARSVAGTQVDVKRVPETMPAETLASLHAKTTQAAAEAHPDDLANYDAILFGTPTRFGNMSGQMRNFLDRTGNLWQQGALVGKVGGVFVSTASQHGGQETTITSFHSFLLHQGMIVVGVPYSCAELLNMDEISGGTPYGASTLAKGDGSRMPSANELAIARFQGRHVAEISKKLFG, translated from the coding sequence GTGACTAAGATTCTGGTGCTATACCACAGCCTGTGGGGTCATGTGGAAGCTATGGCCCAGGCGGAAGCCGAAGGTGCCCGTTCCGTGGCCGGAACCCAGGTGGACGTCAAACGCGTCCCCGAGACTATGCCGGCGGAGACCCTGGCCAGTCTGCACGCCAAAACGACCCAAGCAGCGGCCGAAGCGCACCCCGACGACCTGGCGAACTACGATGCCATTCTCTTTGGGACGCCTACGCGCTTCGGCAATATGAGCGGACAGATGCGTAATTTTCTCGACCGCACGGGTAATCTTTGGCAACAGGGCGCTTTGGTGGGCAAGGTCGGCGGCGTCTTTGTCAGTACCGCTTCACAGCACGGCGGCCAGGAAACCACCATCACGTCCTTCCACAGCTTTTTGCTTCACCAGGGGATGATCGTCGTCGGCGTACCCTACAGTTGCGCAGAACTCCTCAATATGGACGAGATCAGCGGCGGCACCCCCTACGGCGCCAGCACCCTGGCCAAGGGCGACGGCAGCCGCATGCCTTCGGCCAACGAACTCGCCATTGCCCGCTTCCAGGGGCGGCATGTGGCGGAAATCAGCAAGAAACTGTTTGGGTAA
- a CDS encoding winged helix-turn-helix transcriptional regulator, which yields MDQLLRLLMGPWTTYILWVLENQGTLRFGALKKAIPGISSRMLTERLRVLESAQIVFRDYRPTVPPEVRYGLTERGRELGAVLAELNTLARRWFGDEEDPAVEERSAPASGS from the coding sequence ATGGACCAACTGTTGCGGCTGCTGATGGGGCCGTGGACCACCTACATCCTCTGGGTGCTGGAAAACCAGGGCACACTGCGTTTTGGCGCCCTCAAGAAAGCCATCCCCGGAATCTCGTCGCGCATGCTCACCGAGCGCCTGCGCGTTCTGGAAAGCGCACAGATCGTCTTCCGAGATTACCGCCCCACCGTCCCGCCAGAGGTGCGCTACGGTTTGACGGAGCGCGGACGGGAGCTTGGGGCAGTGCTGGCTGAACTGAACACCCTCGCCCGACGCTGGTTTGGCGATGAAGAAGATCCCGCCGTAGAGGAGCGATCCGCGCCAGCCTCGGGCTCTTGA
- a CDS encoding capsular polysaccharide export protein, LipB/KpsS family: MARERFADLPDTLYVWSFPVWKWRYLRRCFPGNRLRFVRSVDAIPARATLILWGLTPIPEGMPPEATILRMEDGFLRSVGLGAELTRPLSWVVDRLGMYYDARTPSELERILSTTEFSNEELERAEHLRAQIVAAGVSKYNVGLGVWQRPAGVERVLIVPGQVESDAAIHSATPCFRGNLELLRRVRAANPDAYIVYKPHPDVEAGLRAAGKREDEADGFCDEVLRGVPMEAVLAVVDEVHTLTSLAGFEGLLRGRKVHCYGQPFYAGWGLTTDHCPIPRRQRRLSLDALVAGTLIRYPTYIGRRGPINVEDALAELIRWKHSHQGRTRWWREPYRWILRRAIGVR, from the coding sequence ATGGCTAGGGAGCGCTTTGCCGACCTGCCGGACACCCTCTATGTCTGGTCTTTTCCCGTGTGGAAGTGGCGCTATTTGCGGCGTTGCTTTCCCGGCAACCGGCTGCGCTTCGTGCGCTCCGTCGACGCCATTCCCGCAAGGGCCACGCTGATCTTATGGGGCCTGACCCCCATACCTGAGGGAATGCCACCGGAAGCGACCATCTTGCGCATGGAAGACGGTTTCCTCCGTTCTGTGGGGCTGGGCGCGGAGCTCACCCGACCCCTATCCTGGGTCGTAGATCGCCTGGGGATGTACTACGATGCCCGAACGCCTTCGGAACTGGAGAGAATCCTCTCTACGACGGAATTTTCTAACGAGGAATTGGAGCGCGCAGAACACCTGCGCGCCCAGATCGTGGCTGCCGGAGTGAGCAAATACAATGTCGGCCTAGGGGTCTGGCAGCGTCCTGCGGGTGTGGAGCGGGTGCTCATCGTGCCTGGTCAGGTAGAGAGCGACGCCGCCATACACAGTGCGACACCCTGCTTTCGGGGCAATCTGGAACTCTTACGCCGGGTCCGCGCCGCGAATCCCGATGCCTACATCGTGTACAAACCCCACCCGGACGTGGAAGCCGGGCTACGCGCCGCGGGAAAACGCGAGGACGAGGCGGACGGTTTTTGCGACGAGGTGCTACGCGGCGTGCCCATGGAGGCGGTCTTGGCGGTTGTGGACGAAGTCCACACGCTGACCTCGCTGGCAGGCTTTGAGGGACTGCTGCGGGGGCGCAAGGTGCATTGCTACGGGCAGCCCTTCTATGCGGGCTGGGGCCTTACCACTGACCACTGCCCCATACCACGGCGGCAACGCCGCTTGAGTCTGGATGCCTTGGTCGCCGGCACCCTGATTCGCTACCCCACCTACATTGGGCGGCGCGGCCCCATAAACGTGGAGGATGCCCTGGCGGAACTCATCCGCTGGAAGCACAGCCATCAGGGACGCACGCGGTGGTGGCGCGAACCTTATCGCTGGATTTTACGGCGGGCCATTGGAGTACGCTGA
- a CDS encoding glycosyltransferase family 4 protein: MNTPILVDVTRLCARHLEGLHPTGIDRVTLAYLRHYRPRVRAVVRHGGRWLRLSAKGSSDILSAILETGDNGRKRIRSAVARAHLMRASRCEDCWFFNLSHSGLEDTRYGDILKRLGLRPLFFIHDLIPVVYPEYGRPGEEVRHAHRLETIRKSAGARIFNSEATRQSLHHYWAQHGIRAPGPELVAPLGCGSLPKASGQRPLADPYFVVLGTIEARKNHLLLLQIWRHWLETARNAEIVPKLVLLGRRGWECEQVLDLLERSHWLRGQVVELGPCADEEIATWLKHAQALLFPSFAEGFGLPLVEALSLGTPVIASDLPAFREAAGDVPDYLSPLDGLGWRQLIQDYLKDGPRRQAQRARMAGFRPWTWSDHFALVDAFLESQAQPGASPSKSAVQHG, from the coding sequence GTGAACACACCCATTCTGGTGGACGTCACTCGTCTGTGCGCCCGGCATCTGGAGGGCTTGCATCCCACCGGGATAGACCGGGTGACCCTTGCCTATTTGCGTCACTATCGTCCACGCGTACGCGCCGTCGTCCGCCACGGGGGACGCTGGCTGCGACTGTCGGCCAAGGGATCCAGCGACATCCTCTCGGCAATTTTGGAGACGGGCGACAATGGGCGCAAGCGCATCCGCTCGGCCGTTGCCCGAGCCCACCTCATGCGTGCCAGCAGGTGTGAGGATTGCTGGTTTTTCAACCTGAGCCACAGCGGTCTCGAGGATACCCGCTATGGCGACATACTGAAACGGCTCGGGTTGCGCCCGCTGTTTTTTATTCACGATCTGATACCCGTTGTCTATCCCGAATACGGTCGGCCGGGAGAAGAGGTGCGTCACGCCCATAGGCTGGAGACCATCCGCAAGAGCGCCGGGGCACGGATCTTCAACTCCGAGGCGACCCGGCAAAGCTTGCACCACTACTGGGCACAGCATGGGATCCGTGCACCCGGGCCAGAGCTGGTCGCGCCCCTGGGCTGCGGCTCCCTACCCAAAGCCTCGGGGCAGCGTCCATTGGCCGATCCGTACTTTGTGGTGCTTGGTACCATCGAGGCACGCAAAAACCATCTACTGCTGTTACAGATCTGGCGCCACTGGCTGGAGACGGCAAGAAATGCGGAGATCGTTCCCAAGCTCGTGCTCCTGGGACGGCGGGGTTGGGAGTGCGAACAGGTGCTGGATCTGTTGGAACGCTCTCATTGGCTGCGGGGGCAGGTGGTAGAGCTGGGACCTTGCGCCGACGAAGAGATTGCCACCTGGCTCAAACACGCCCAGGCCCTTCTGTTCCCTTCTTTTGCCGAGGGTTTTGGTCTGCCCCTGGTGGAGGCCCTGAGCCTTGGCACCCCGGTCATCGCCAGCGACCTGCCGGCGTTTCGGGAGGCGGCGGGAGACGTCCCCGATTATCTGAGCCCTTTGGATGGACTGGGATGGCGGCAGTTAATCCAAGACTACCTGAAGGATGGTCCACGACGCCAGGCACAGCGGGCCCGCATGGCCGGATTTCGCCCGTGGACCTGGTCCGATCACTTTGCGCTGGTGGATGCTTTTTTGGAGTCCCAGGCGCAACCGGGCGCAAGCCCCAGCAAATCTGCGGTACAGCATGGCTAG
- a CDS encoding capsule biosynthesis protein, with amino-acid sequence MSSGSRAHIVFLQGMPSPFFRRVGVCLVEAGWRVTRINLSAGDWLFWHDDHAINYRGSLADWPAFLHDFFQREGVSDLFLLGEQRRYHKEAVAIAQGLGIRVTVTDFGYLRPDWITLERDGMCGNSHFPKDAQSIHAIARQAVVLDWEQRFVDSAYQMAVGDLAQNYANILGWPFFPRYQRSDMRPPTILYTLASGWRLLGNRLRKTRTLAQCEELWNSGRSYYLFPIQLNFDFQMVAYSPFTRMEAALELVLDSFLRCAPQDALLVVKEHPWDPALPDWERYLHRRRRELQVEGRLVYLRGGDLNGLIQRSRGVVLVNSSTGLRALQLHRPLKALGSAVFDVPGLTFQGNLDDFWTQGTPPDPQLREDFFTALAATVQVRGVFFQEPGVTEAVTETCYRLRTNTVGELVYPHRTKGEMAR; translated from the coding sequence ATGAGCAGCGGTTCCAGAGCACACATCGTCTTTCTCCAGGGCATGCCCTCCCCGTTCTTTCGCCGTGTAGGGGTCTGCCTCGTCGAGGCGGGCTGGCGGGTCACGCGTATCAATCTGTCGGCTGGCGACTGGCTGTTCTGGCACGATGATCACGCCATTAATTATCGCGGTAGCCTCGCCGATTGGCCCGCTTTCTTACACGACTTTTTCCAGCGCGAGGGGGTCTCGGACCTCTTCCTTCTGGGCGAGCAGCGCCGCTACCACAAGGAGGCGGTGGCTATCGCTCAGGGGCTCGGCATTCGCGTTACCGTCACCGACTTTGGCTACCTCCGCCCCGACTGGATCACCTTGGAGCGCGATGGGATGTGCGGGAACTCCCACTTTCCCAAAGATGCCCAGTCCATTCACGCCATTGCCCGGCAGGCGGTGGTATTGGACTGGGAGCAACGTTTTGTGGATAGCGCCTATCAAATGGCCGTGGGAGACCTTGCGCAAAACTACGCCAACATACTGGGTTGGCCTTTCTTTCCCCGCTACCAACGCAGTGACATGCGCCCTCCCACCATCTTGTATACCCTGGCCAGTGGTTGGCGGCTTCTGGGTAATCGCCTGCGCAAGACCCGCACTCTGGCCCAATGCGAGGAGCTCTGGAACAGCGGACGGTCTTATTACCTTTTCCCCATTCAGCTCAATTTCGACTTCCAGATGGTGGCTTACTCTCCCTTTACGCGCATGGAAGCCGCCCTGGAACTGGTTTTGGATTCTTTCCTCCGTTGCGCGCCGCAGGACGCGCTTCTGGTCGTGAAGGAGCACCCGTGGGATCCCGCCTTGCCCGACTGGGAGCGCTATCTGCATCGCCGTCGCCGCGAGCTGCAGGTGGAAGGTCGCCTGGTGTATCTGCGAGGGGGCGACCTCAACGGGCTCATCCAGCGCTCACGCGGCGTGGTTCTGGTCAACAGCAGCACGGGCCTGCGCGCGCTGCAGCTGCATCGTCCTCTCAAAGCCTTGGGCAGCGCGGTATTCGACGTGCCGGGCTTGACTTTTCAGGGGAATCTGGACGACTTCTGGACGCAGGGCACGCCCCCGGATCCGCAACTGCGGGAAGATTTTTTCACGGCGTTGGCCGCCACCGTGCAGGTGCGGGGAGTGTTTTTTCAGGAGCCTGGCGTAACGGAGGCGGTGACCGAAACCTGCTACCGGCTGCGAACCAACACGGTGGGCGAACTGGTGTATCCCCATCGGACCAAGGGAGAAATGGCCCGGTGA
- a CDS encoding NAD-dependent epimerase/dehydratase family protein translates to MKPILVTGATGFIGRHLALRLVDQGKPVRLLVRDPQRLDPRLRQSAQIYPGDLTLRDSLLAPTRGISGVFHCAANVHTWDQRAAYWAANVDGLGNLLDALQNSGSMPNFFLHFSSVDVYGFPEAPAREQDPLPATTGFGYGDSKQAGEALLRDRAAALSLPYSILRPCNVMGEGSPFVERIGTELRSGLMLLVDGGRADCGYLDVKNLVDVALWLVENPRTAGETYNLRDPMSLSWQRFVADLRRALKGKGIVLRLPYGVAMAAGYAMSAPYSAFGLRSEPLLHPLVVKIFGRTCGHDIDKIRSAGAPLGRVTYEKSLEGAVTAFLRGR, encoded by the coding sequence ATGAAACCCATTCTGGTGACGGGGGCCACGGGTTTCATCGGACGCCATCTGGCCCTGCGCTTGGTGGATCAAGGTAAGCCGGTACGCCTACTGGTCCGCGATCCCCAACGGCTCGATCCTCGGCTACGCCAAAGCGCGCAGATTTATCCTGGGGACTTGACCTTACGGGACAGCCTGTTGGCGCCCACGCGCGGCATCTCCGGGGTATTCCACTGTGCCGCCAACGTCCATACCTGGGACCAGCGAGCGGCTTACTGGGCGGCCAACGTGGATGGCCTGGGCAACCTGCTGGACGCTCTGCAGAACTCGGGGTCCATGCCGAACTTCTTCCTGCATTTTTCCAGTGTCGATGTTTACGGCTTCCCCGAGGCTCCGGCCCGTGAGCAGGATCCTCTGCCCGCCACCACGGGTTTTGGCTACGGCGACAGCAAACAGGCGGGCGAGGCCCTCCTGCGCGATCGGGCTGCCGCGCTCTCTCTCCCCTACTCTATCCTGCGTCCTTGCAACGTCATGGGCGAAGGAAGTCCCTTTGTGGAACGCATCGGCACGGAATTGCGATCCGGACTCATGCTCCTCGTGGACGGTGGTCGTGCCGACTGTGGTTATCTAGATGTGAAGAACCTGGTCGACGTCGCCCTGTGGCTTGTGGAAAACCCTCGTACCGCGGGCGAAACCTACAATCTGCGTGACCCCATGAGCCTCTCCTGGCAACGTTTCGTGGCCGACCTACGCCGGGCTCTGAAGGGTAAAGGGATCGTACTGCGCCTGCCCTACGGGGTGGCCATGGCTGCCGGGTATGCCATGTCCGCACCTTACTCCGCTTTTGGACTGCGCTCCGAACCCCTCTTGCACCCACTCGTAGTGAAGATTTTCGGTCGAACCTGTGGTCACGACATCGATAAGATCCGCAGCGCGGGGGCGCCGTTGGGGAGGGTCACCTACGAAAAAAGTCTAGAAGGCGCAGTGACCGCCTTTCTCCGCGGACGATGA
- a CDS encoding GNAT family N-acetyltransferase: MSLAPHYSVEILERIDDIPPEVWEELGTPGSLALAPCFWRVLERAGLEGFSYRYALMRDDGGKPRAFWGVYTVTTDIAIFAPEPLRKVLEFIRRRFPSFLKWNLLECGTPITIVSPPITQSSNVHRASLVAALARSLREEASKRRSLLIVIRDFEHNSEDFREDLAVHGYHWIEGLPNTYLEIPWKDPQAYRDAMRSYYRSKLNKYRRRVESSGIRVERQEDFADLADILCAQWREVHENAKEFQREVLTPAFYREFSRALGPDSWVLLFHRGEELVAHALMMRDGPMIRWLYVGRNRAQNDGIYLYIATKVVDTAIELGAERLEMGLTTYDVKMDLGAEAVPIHMALRARWGWMNPFVGLGYRLLNAVPKPGKRPVFKQQAAEETP, translated from the coding sequence ATGTCCTTAGCGCCGCACTACTCGGTAGAAATTTTGGAGCGTATAGACGATATTCCCCCTGAGGTCTGGGAAGAACTAGGCACGCCGGGGTCTCTGGCCCTGGCGCCGTGCTTTTGGCGAGTTCTGGAAAGGGCTGGGCTCGAGGGCTTCAGTTACCGCTATGCGCTCATGCGCGACGATGGCGGCAAGCCAAGAGCTTTTTGGGGGGTATATACCGTCACCACCGACATTGCCATCTTTGCACCGGAACCTTTGCGCAAGGTCCTGGAGTTCATCCGTCGACGTTTTCCCAGCTTTCTCAAGTGGAACCTGCTGGAATGTGGAACTCCCATCACCATCGTCAGCCCACCCATCACGCAGTCATCCAACGTACACCGCGCATCCCTGGTGGCGGCGCTGGCGCGCTCGCTCCGGGAGGAGGCAAGCAAACGGCGCAGTCTGCTCATCGTGATTCGCGATTTTGAGCATAACTCTGAAGACTTTCGAGAGGATCTGGCGGTCCATGGCTACCACTGGATCGAAGGTTTGCCCAACACCTATCTCGAGATTCCCTGGAAAGACCCACAGGCCTACCGAGACGCCATGCGCAGCTACTACCGCAGCAAACTCAACAAATACCGACGGCGCGTGGAATCTAGTGGCATCCGGGTAGAACGGCAGGAGGATTTTGCCGACCTTGCCGATATCCTCTGTGCCCAATGGCGCGAAGTGCACGAGAATGCCAAGGAGTTTCAGCGCGAGGTCCTGACTCCAGCCTTTTATCGGGAATTTTCCCGCGCTCTGGGGCCAGACTCCTGGGTGCTGCTTTTCCATCGGGGCGAAGAGCTCGTGGCCCACGCCTTGATGATGCGCGACGGCCCCATGATCCGCTGGCTGTATGTGGGTCGTAACCGGGCGCAAAACGACGGTATATATCTATACATCGCTACCAAAGTGGTGGATACGGCCATTGAACTCGGGGCCGAGCGTCTGGAGATGGGGCTCACGACCTACGACGTCAAGATGGATCTGGGAGCAGAGGCGGTGCCTATCCACATGGCCCTGCGCGCCCGTTGGGGCTGGATGAATCCTTTCGTGGGTCTGGGCTATCGTTTACTGAACGCAGTCCCCAAGCCGGGTAAACGGCCGGTATTCAAGCAGCAGGCCGCCGAGGAAACCCCATGA